Proteins encoded together in one Anaerotignum propionicum DSM 1682 window:
- a CDS encoding glycyl-radical enzyme activating protein translates to MGECSNTGIVIQMQDYSIHDGDGVRTTIFLAGCNLRCQWCANPESWTTKSKLVFYRHKCVGCMKCANVCPMDLVPCNMERPNDICTACGKCVAVCAQKALDIACTEKSVDTLVKKIERDALFFRYSGGGVTFSGGEPFLQHKFMRVLLNRFEELGIESWVETCGYFDFEAVQDLLPKFSHIFFDLKHMDSEKHKEFTGCGNEIILENAIKVYQTGVPMTIRIPTIVEVNISDDNIEKTAQFIKENLPKANVELLPYHGLGKAKYISLGIEEKFIDFTTPTATQIQHAYEIFKKNGIDVIEYR, encoded by the coding sequence ATGGGAGAATGTTCAAATACCGGCATTGTCATTCAGATGCAGGACTATTCTATACATGATGGCGATGGCGTCAGAACCACCATATTTCTTGCTGGCTGCAATCTGCGCTGCCAGTGGTGTGCCAACCCCGAATCTTGGACAACAAAAAGCAAATTGGTCTTTTATCGGCATAAATGCGTTGGCTGTATGAAATGCGCCAACGTCTGTCCCATGGATCTCGTTCCCTGCAATATGGAGCGACCCAATGATATCTGCACTGCTTGCGGAAAATGTGTTGCAGTTTGCGCACAAAAAGCCCTGGATATTGCTTGCACTGAGAAAAGTGTAGATACACTGGTGAAAAAAATAGAGAGAGATGCACTATTTTTCCGCTATTCAGGAGGAGGGGTTACTTTTTCAGGAGGTGAACCCTTTTTACAGCATAAATTTATGCGGGTCTTATTAAATCGATTTGAGGAATTGGGAATTGAAAGCTGGGTGGAAACCTGCGGATATTTTGATTTTGAAGCAGTACAAGACCTATTACCCAAATTCAGCCACATTTTCTTCGACCTGAAGCATATGGATAGCGAAAAACACAAAGAGTTCACAGGTTGTGGCAATGAAATCATTCTGGAAAATGCGATAAAAGTATATCAAACAGGGGTTCCAATGACAATTAGAATTCCAACCATAGTTGAGGTAAACATAAGCGATGATAATATAGAAAAAACAGCACAATTTATAAAGGAAAATCTGCCGAAAGCCAATGTTGAGCTTCTCCCCTATCACGGGTTGGGCAAGGCCAAATATATTTCCTTGGGAATAGAAGAAAAGTTTATTGACTTTACTACACCAACAGCAACCCAAATTCAACATGCCTATGAAATTTTTAAGAAAAATGGCATAGACGTAATTGAATACAGATAA
- a CDS encoding DUF6485 family protein, with the protein MIKTIGVDSVDTLNKICTCQNLSCPLHPSNHSQGCTPCIAKNLKLKEIPSCFFNLIPNAEKRDGDTFKCFAKVVSEQTGQE; encoded by the coding sequence ATGATAAAGACAATAGGAGTTGATTCCGTGGATACCCTCAATAAAATCTGTACGTGCCAGAATTTATCATGTCCTTTACACCCCAGTAATCACAGTCAAGGCTGTACACCCTGCATTGCTAAAAATCTCAAATTAAAGGAAATTCCCAGTTGCTTTTTCAACCTGATACCTAATGCAGAGAAAAGAGACGGTGATACTTTCAAATGCTTCGCCAAAGTGGTATCGGAGCAAACCGGACAAGAATAG
- a CDS encoding HD-GYP domain-containing protein, whose protein sequence is MRYLPIKQVKENSILAIPVYNDSGSILLNANTILKQAYLKKLELLGYVGLYIYDDISNGIVVKELLSEQTRRDTVAALKSLNLDLCRLMAHSIVDELLDKSDVSYDMVNIAAFDNYTYIHCINVSVLSVIVGIGMGLNYSQLKHLSEAALFHDIGKVSISLDILNKKGKLTEEEMNIMRCHSEEGYNMLKENCMISGLVKNAVLSHHENEDGSGYPRQLSDKNIHIYAKIIHVCDVYDALVSNRVYRRAMNPADALEYLMSNCYIMFDIDCVKKILEYVSPYPTGISVELSNGQEAIVVQQNTKHYLRPKVMITATKEEIDLMEVFNLTILKILT, encoded by the coding sequence ATGCGATATTTACCAATAAAACAAGTGAAAGAAAATTCAATATTGGCCATTCCTGTATATAATGACAGCGGAAGCATTCTTTTAAACGCAAACACCATATTAAAGCAGGCATATTTAAAGAAGTTAGAATTACTTGGATATGTGGGCTTATATATATATGATGACATTTCCAATGGAATTGTTGTGAAAGAATTGCTATCTGAGCAAACCAGAAGAGATACAGTTGCCGCATTGAAATCATTAAACCTAGATTTATGCCGTTTGATGGCTCATTCTATTGTGGATGAATTGCTGGATAAATCAGATGTTTCATATGATATGGTAAATATTGCTGCCTTTGACAATTATACATACATTCATTGTATTAATGTGTCAGTCCTATCGGTTATCGTTGGCATAGGCATGGGCTTAAATTATTCACAATTGAAACACCTTTCCGAAGCGGCACTGTTTCACGATATTGGAAAGGTATCTATCAGTCTGGATATTTTGAATAAAAAGGGCAAGCTGACAGAGGAAGAAATGAATATTATGCGTTGTCATTCTGAAGAAGGCTATAATATGCTGAAAGAAAATTGCATGATTTCTGGTTTGGTAAAAAACGCAGTGCTATCTCATCATGAAAATGAAGATGGAAGCGGATATCCTCGCCAACTATCAGATAAGAATATTCATATCTATGCGAAGATTATCCATGTGTGCGATGTATATGATGCGCTGGTGTCCAATCGTGTTTATAGAAGGGCGATGAATCCGGCGGATGCCCTTGAATATTTGATGTCAAATTGTTATATCATGTTTGATATCGATTGTGTAAAAAAGATTTTGGAATATGTATCACCGTACCCTACGGGAATTTCTGTTGAGCTCTCCAATGGGCAAGAGGCAATCGTGGTTCAGCAAAATACGAAACATTACCTAAGGCCTAAGGTGATGATTACTGCAACCAAGGAGGAAATTGATTTGATGGAGGTTTTCAATTTAACGATATTAAAGATTTTGACTTAG
- a CDS encoding YjdF family protein encodes MIKTVWKFTVFFEDPFWVGVYERETQGEYQVCKITFGSEPKDYEIYDFLLKKWTYLRFYASKDAPCITERPMNPKRMQREIRHQLQNTGVGTKAQQALKQQQELGKQDRKTRSRKEKEAENERKFELRQQKRKEKHKGH; translated from the coding sequence ATGATAAAAACCGTATGGAAATTTACTGTATTTTTTGAGGACCCCTTTTGGGTTGGCGTTTATGAGCGTGAAACCCAAGGAGAGTACCAAGTGTGTAAGATTACCTTTGGCTCAGAGCCAAAGGATTATGAGATTTATGACTTTCTGCTCAAAAAATGGACTTATCTTCGGTTTTATGCATCTAAGGATGCCCCATGCATTACAGAAAGACCCATGAATCCTAAGCGTATGCAGCGTGAAATTAGACACCAACTGCAAAACACAGGGGTGGGGACAAAAGCACAACAAGCCCTTAAACAACAACAGGAGCTAGGTAAACAAGATCGAAAGACCCGCTCCCGTAAGGAAAAAGAGGCTGAAAATGAGAGAAAATTCGAATTGCGCCAGCAAAAGCGTAAGGAGAAACATAAGGGACATTAA
- the alr gene encoding alanine racemase — MDLIKRAWVEISIENLKYNFYKIKELLNENVKIMAVLKANGYNCGDVRIAKELTALDDEIQFAVSNVEEAIQIRKGGIENPILILSYTPPEYANLLLEYNITQTLVSFDYALQLEEVLQEEEQKLKIHIKLDTGMGRIGIRCFDENLDNAIAKITKICNNKTFQVTGCYTHIATFYENDQDSLEYSKLQFARFKKITDELLSKNNYLGILHCLNSAGTVNMPEMQLDMVRVGTLIYGALPEINNHRGTIFKPIVTIKCRIGKVSDVKKGDFIGYSRAFCADSDLKAAVLTIGYSDILRMGSGKGSVLINDVLCPVIGGVCMDQMVVDISQAGGVKAGDIAVVMGQSREKEIDFAAMAEFLKCGEEEVYCHITYRPTKIYV; from the coding sequence ATGGACTTAATAAAACGTGCATGGGTTGAAATTTCTATAGAGAACCTAAAATATAATTTTTATAAAATAAAAGAGTTATTAAACGAAAATGTAAAAATAATGGCGGTTCTAAAAGCCAATGGGTATAATTGTGGTGATGTAAGAATTGCTAAGGAATTAACTGCATTAGACGATGAAATCCAATTTGCGGTATCAAATGTAGAGGAAGCAATTCAAATCAGAAAAGGAGGAATTGAGAACCCCATTTTAATTTTGAGCTACACCCCCCCTGAGTATGCCAATTTATTATTAGAATACAATATCACCCAAACCCTAGTATCCTTCGATTATGCGTTGCAGCTGGAAGAAGTGCTTCAGGAGGAAGAACAAAAATTGAAAATACATATCAAACTTGATACAGGTATGGGTAGGATTGGAATCCGCTGTTTTGACGAAAATCTTGATAATGCCATTGCGAAAATTACTAAAATTTGCAATAACAAAACATTCCAGGTGACAGGGTGCTATACGCATATTGCAACTTTCTATGAAAATGACCAAGATTCTCTTGAATACTCTAAACTTCAGTTTGCAAGATTTAAGAAGATTACAGATGAACTGTTGTCAAAAAATAATTATCTTGGAATTTTGCATTGTTTAAATTCTGCGGGAACAGTAAATATGCCGGAAATGCAGTTGGATATGGTGAGAGTGGGAACGTTGATTTACGGCGCATTGCCCGAGATTAACAACCATAGAGGCACGATATTTAAACCAATTGTAACAATCAAATGTCGTATTGGAAAAGTAAGTGATGTAAAAAAAGGGGACTTTATTGGCTACAGCAGAGCATTTTGTGCGGATTCAGATTTAAAGGCGGCTGTATTGACCATTGGTTATTCCGATATTTTGCGCATGGGGTCTGGAAAAGGCTCTGTATTGATTAATGATGTGCTATGCCCTGTGATTGGGGGCGTCTGTATGGATCAAATGGTGGTAGATATATCCCAAGCTGGTGGAGTTAAGGCAGGAGATATTGCTGTGGTGATGGGCCAATCTCGGGAAAAGGAAATAGATTTTGCTGCAATGGCAGAATTTTTAAAATGTGGGGAAGAAGAAGTTTATTGCCACATTACCTATCGTCCGACAAAAATATATGTTTGA
- a CDS encoding alanine/glycine:cation symporter family protein has product MERILEVLWAISDFLWGTPMTVALVGTGIYLTIKFRFAYITKIRFHFKNTFGKMFKGGEGEGTVSGFAAACTAMANTIGVGNIGGVATAITMGGPGAIFWMWMSGLLGMSTKACEIILGQRYRVKYDKSMDEYLCDRSFVMKNALGWKTGSIILAVFVFVFGPWTNAVQTESVTSSLYEAFQIPPTISVAVIGLTCFVTIAGGLKRISSVMEKVVPFMALAYIISGIGILIMNFDAVPGGVALIFKSAFTPMAGVGGFAGASVRDAIRYGIARGLYSNDAGTGYGIVAHASAQTDHPVRQSSWGWGEVFLDTIVVCSVTALSIILTNSYIDYPDITSAQLTTVAFKVAYGKFGGYFMACAISVFAWTTIIGMYYSCAKSVNYALGDTEINKKFSPVYMVYFLIPALVFYNIKADMLWAFTDILSAMYVIITLTFIYTKRKEIFRLYNDFWNRFIPELKAGKNPERVSYETIEHEVTK; this is encoded by the coding sequence ATGGAAAGAATCTTGGAAGTTTTATGGGCAATTTCAGATTTTCTATGGGGAACACCCATGACTGTCGCATTGGTAGGAACAGGAATTTATTTAACAATTAAATTTAGATTTGCTTACATAACAAAAATAAGGTTTCATTTTAAAAACACATTCGGAAAAATGTTTAAAGGTGGTGAAGGAGAAGGAACAGTCTCTGGATTTGCAGCTGCTTGTACCGCTATGGCCAATACTATTGGTGTTGGTAATATCGGTGGTGTAGCCACTGCCATTACTATGGGTGGCCCCGGTGCGATTTTTTGGATGTGGATGTCCGGCTTGTTGGGTATGAGTACAAAGGCATGTGAAATCATCTTAGGTCAAAGATACAGAGTAAAATATGATAAGTCCATGGATGAGTATCTTTGCGATAGATCATTTGTCATGAAGAATGCCCTTGGATGGAAAACTGGGTCAATCATCTTAGCTGTTTTTGTTTTTGTGTTTGGGCCTTGGACCAATGCGGTTCAGACTGAATCTGTAACCAGCTCTCTTTATGAAGCATTTCAAATTCCTCCCACTATCTCTGTTGCGGTAATCGGACTTACATGCTTTGTAACAATTGCAGGCGGGTTAAAGAGAATCTCTAGTGTTATGGAAAAAGTAGTGCCTTTTATGGCATTGGCTTACATAATATCAGGTATTGGTATTTTAATTATGAATTTTGATGCCGTTCCCGGTGGAGTAGCGCTAATTTTTAAAAGCGCTTTCACACCAATGGCTGGTGTTGGCGGTTTTGCTGGTGCTTCTGTTAGAGATGCCATCAGATATGGTATTGCCCGTGGGCTTTACTCCAATGATGCCGGCACTGGTTATGGCATTGTTGCCCATGCATCAGCGCAGACAGACCATCCGGTTCGTCAGTCCTCTTGGGGCTGGGGCGAAGTTTTCTTAGATACGATTGTTGTTTGTTCCGTAACTGCGTTATCTATCATTTTAACCAATTCCTATATTGATTACCCTGATATTACTAGTGCGCAATTGACTACGGTGGCATTTAAGGTGGCATATGGAAAATTTGGTGGATACTTCATGGCATGTGCCATTTCGGTTTTTGCTTGGACAACCATTATCGGTATGTACTATAGCTGTGCTAAGTCCGTAAATTATGCCCTTGGAGATACTGAGATAAATAAAAAGTTTTCTCCTGTTTACATGGTGTATTTTCTAATCCCTGCTCTTGTTTTTTATAATATCAAGGCAGACATGCTTTGGGCTTTTACAGATATTTTAAGTGCAATGTATGTAATTATTACATTAACATTCATTTATACAAAGCGGAAAGAAATTTTCAGATTATACAATGATTTCTGGAACCGTTTTATTCCGGAACTGAAAGCAGGAAAAAATCCTGAAAGAGTTTCTTATGAAACAATTGAGCACGAAGTAACAAAATAA
- a CDS encoding trans-sulfuration enzyme family protein — translation MKENTEILYKGTEDREGSLHPETPAIYPSSAYIIKDTRDYDFANNGGKYFYNRTANPNRDGLAEAISYLENGESTLVCSSGMGAISTTLLGLLKCGDHAVFNKSIYGETIELIEILRGFGVHVSLVDFTNIKEFENAMKESTKIVYTEIIANPLTLVVDIEKISKIAHSFGATVVVDSTFTTPFVIKPLDFGADIVIHSLTKFFGGHSDVTGGSITASNEIIKKLKQSYLLLGASLDANSAWLLQRSIKTMGLRMRAQLDNAVLVAEALSKNPHIQCVYHPSLENHPQHALASQIFSYGFGAMISFSVENNREKVDEFIRRLKVIKYLGTLGGIRTTLAHPATAFRNEFTEEELTKMGIHEGLIRISTGAEDVGDLIEDLNQALEVFNKAQ, via the coding sequence TTGAAAGAAAATACAGAAATCCTTTATAAAGGTACGGAGGATAGAGAGGGGTCGCTTCATCCTGAAACGCCGGCGATATATCCTTCCTCGGCATATATCATTAAAGATACAAGAGATTATGATTTTGCCAATAATGGTGGAAAATATTTTTACAATAGAACCGCGAACCCCAATCGAGATGGATTAGCAGAAGCAATTTCCTATTTGGAAAATGGTGAAAGCACGTTAGTATGCTCCTCAGGGATGGGAGCTATTTCCACAACCCTGCTGGGCTTGTTAAAATGTGGAGACCATGCCGTTTTCAATAAAAGCATCTATGGTGAAACAATCGAATTAATTGAGATTTTGAGAGGCTTTGGCGTTCATGTTTCTTTAGTGGATTTTACAAATATTAAAGAATTTGAAAATGCCATGAAAGAAAGTACTAAAATAGTCTATACAGAAATTATTGCAAATCCGCTGACTCTGGTGGTTGACATTGAAAAGATCAGCAAAATCGCCCATTCCTTTGGTGCAACGGTAGTTGTGGATAGCACCTTTACTACACCTTTTGTAATTAAACCCCTTGATTTTGGTGCAGACATAGTCATTCACAGTTTAACAAAATTCTTTGGCGGGCACAGTGATGTGACTGGTGGATCAATTACTGCGAGCAATGAAATAATCAAAAAATTGAAACAAAGTTACTTATTGCTGGGAGCTTCTTTGGATGCAAACTCGGCATGGCTTTTACAAAGAAGTATTAAAACCATGGGATTAAGAATGAGAGCACAATTGGATAATGCGGTTCTTGTGGCAGAGGCATTAAGCAAGAATCCTCACATTCAGTGCGTTTACCATCCCAGCTTGGAAAATCATCCTCAGCATGCATTAGCAAGCCAAATTTTTTCCTATGGATTTGGTGCCATGATAAGCTTTTCCGTAGAGAATAACAGAGAAAAAGTGGATGAATTCATTCGCCGACTGAAAGTAATTAAGTATTTAGGTACACTAGGTGGAATTAGAACGACATTAGCTCACCCTGCAACAGCCTTTCGGAATGAGTTTACAGAGGAGGAGTTGACAAAAATGGGTATTCATGAAGGACTCATTCGAATTTCAACTGGCGCGGAAGATGTGGGGGATTTAATCGAAGATCTAAACCAAGCTCTAGAAGTATTTAACAAGGCACAATAA